The DNA window ACCCTGAACATTGCAACATCTATCATGCGATGAAGATAAGTTTCACTGCCATCCACATCCCCAAGCACACCCGCATTTAGAAAATACACGCCTGGATTCAAGGCGCAACGAAACAGGAACTCAACCCGATAGATTGATCCTGCTTCCACATAAGCCAAGCTGTCCCTGACGGAACTTGCTGATACGCCACCGCCCAACTCCACTCCAGAAGTGGTCTTAATCAACATACCGAAGCGCACGTTGCTTGCGCTCTTTGTGAACCGCACACTATAGGTATACTGATAAGTCTTGCTACGGACTAGGCTGTTAACCTGCTCACCCGCCAGGGTCAATAACGCCGGGGTTCCAATATAGGCCCCATGAGATTCGTACTCGATGGTGCTGCTGGGTTTGAGATTGGGGTCAAAACTCTCTGGCAGCTCTTGTATATGTTTAAGGGACGCGTGTTCTTCGGGCGATGGATCTTCAACGGCACTGGCCGATGCGACAACGTGCTCATCCGCTCGGCTAATTTGCTCACGAATGGCATCACGTATATCCGCAGGGGCGTAGAGCAACTTTTGGTAACGACCCACAATTTGTTTCGGCACCCCAACCGTCAGTTTTTCACCCGCGTCCATCAGCACGGCACGATCACACAGCTCAACGATAGTGCCGCCTGAGTGAGACACAAACAGGATGGTCGCACCTTTGGCACGGATGGCCTCGATACGAGAAAAGCACTTCCTCTGAAATAGTTCATCCCCCACAGAAAGCGCTTCATCGACGATCAGAATTTCAGGATCGACGTTGATCGCAACAGCGAA is part of the Desulfobacterales bacterium genome and encodes:
- a CDS encoding ABC transporter ATP-binding protein, which produces MMNPVNPAHNDIAIRIENLSKCYQIYDTPRDRLKQFVLPRLRRMMGKSEKQFFGEFWAIKDVSFEVKKGETVGIIGRNGSGKSTLLQMICGTLNPTNGSIQTNGRIAALLELGSGFNPEFTGRENVYMNASVLGLGDEEIDMRFDEIVAFADIGEFVEQPVKTYSSGMMVRLAFAVAINVDPEILIVDEALSVGDELFQRKCFSRIEAIRAKGATILFVSHSGGTIVELCDRAVLMDAGEKLTVGVPKQIVGRYQKLLYAPADIRDAIREQISRADEHVVASASAVEDPSPEEHASLKHIQELPESFDPNLKPSSTIEYESHGAYIGTPALLTLAGEQVNSLVRSKTYQYTYSVRFTKSASNVRFGMLIKTTSGVELGGGVSASSVRDSLAYVEAGSIYRVEFLFRCALNPGVYFLNAGVLGDVDGSETYLHRMIDVAMFRVQQDTENLATGIVDFGCYPELELQQTQG